The Coriobacteriia bacterium genome window below encodes:
- a CDS encoding ABC transporter permease, with product MSDEGKLTPQQELDAEKRFALEQEAARRAIRVATPFISVFIALLVGSLVILASGESPVAAYSAMFSGAFGGWRQIGETLLRATPLVFTGLAVSYGFRAGLFNIGAEGQLFLGGLAAAFVGLAVAGLPILVSLPIVLFAAFLAGAAWAFIPALMKARLGAHEVITTMMFTYIGRYLVSFLVNGPLRAEGSIPQTTELPVTSQLPRISDLLPFLGSSRAHTGILLGVVAALVVWLVLKYTVMGYEARAVGFNPAAAQTAGISVARTTITSLCISGGLAGLAGAAEVMGVHYRLFDQFSSGFGFTGIAVALLAKNNPFGVIAAAILFGSLSAGAGTMQLEAEVSQKVIAIIQGTIIFLVGAETIVTWAVARVRRKGGE from the coding sequence ATGAGTGACGAAGGCAAGCTGACGCCCCAACAAGAGCTTGACGCCGAGAAGCGCTTCGCGCTCGAGCAAGAAGCCGCCCGTCGAGCGATTCGGGTGGCGACCCCGTTCATCTCGGTGTTCATCGCCCTGCTTGTAGGGTCGCTTGTGATCCTTGCGTCGGGCGAGAGCCCGGTCGCCGCCTACTCGGCTATGTTCTCGGGCGCGTTCGGCGGATGGCGACAGATCGGCGAGACCCTCCTACGGGCGACTCCGCTGGTGTTCACGGGTCTTGCGGTCTCCTACGGCTTCCGCGCCGGGCTCTTCAACATCGGGGCCGAGGGTCAACTGTTCCTTGGTGGACTCGCCGCCGCGTTCGTGGGCTTGGCCGTCGCCGGGCTGCCGATTCTCGTCTCGTTGCCGATCGTGCTGTTCGCAGCGTTTCTGGCGGGCGCAGCTTGGGCGTTCATCCCGGCACTCATGAAGGCACGGCTGGGGGCGCATGAGGTCATCACGACGATGATGTTCACCTACATCGGGCGGTACCTGGTGTCGTTCCTCGTCAACGGACCGCTGCGCGCAGAGGGCAGCATCCCGCAGACGACCGAGCTGCCCGTCACCAGCCAGCTTCCGCGCATCTCCGACCTGCTGCCGTTCCTTGGTTCGAGCCGGGCCCATACGGGCATTCTTCTCGGCGTGGTTGCGGCACTCGTGGTGTGGCTTGTGCTCAAGTACACAGTCATGGGCTATGAGGCGCGCGCGGTCGGGTTCAACCCCGCGGCTGCCCAGACCGCCGGTATCTCTGTCGCTCGCACGACGATCACCTCGCTGTGTATCTCAGGTGGGCTGGCGGGACTCGCGGGTGCTGCCGAGGTCATGGGGGTGCACTATCGCTTGTTCGACCAGTTCTCATCGGGGTTCGGCTTCACAGGTATCGCGGTCGCGTTGCTTGCGAAGAACAACCCGTTCGGCGTCATCGCCGCCGCGATCCTTTTCGGTTCGCTGTCCGCGGGCGCCGGCACGATGCAGCTCGAAGCCGAGGTCTCGCAGAAGGTCATCGCGATCATCCAGGGAACCATCATCTTCCTTGTCGGCGCCGAAACCATCGTGACGTGGGCGGTCGCCCGGGTTCGCAGGAAGGGGGGTGAGTGA
- a CDS encoding ABC transporter permease, with protein MLAEILTPELFASAVRLATPIALAAVGASICERSGVTNIAMEGLMLVAAFAGVAATLFTGNAWIGVVAAVCASLVFASLHAWASINLRSDQIISATAVNILALGITGFLMETVFGHPGTTDPVKTIQPLYVVPPDAPVIWRWLGTVLFGYTPLVYVGMGLAVYLTWALYRTRWGLRLRALGEHPRAADTVGVNVLRGRWFAVLISGAMAGLAGANLTLEQVGSFTENMTNGRGFIALAANIFGRWTPGGAYLASLLFGFADALQLKLQLFSDIIKIPSQFFLMLPYLLTVIVLAGVVGKAVAPAAVGKPYKEKG; from the coding sequence GTGTTGGCCGAGATCCTCACTCCCGAACTGTTCGCTTCAGCCGTACGGCTTGCGACACCGATTGCACTCGCGGCCGTCGGTGCGTCGATTTGTGAGCGCTCCGGCGTGACCAACATCGCGATGGAAGGGCTCATGCTCGTCGCGGCGTTCGCCGGTGTTGCGGCGACCCTGTTCACCGGTAACGCCTGGATAGGCGTCGTTGCGGCCGTCTGCGCGTCCCTCGTCTTCGCCTCACTCCACGCATGGGCGTCAATCAATCTCCGTTCCGACCAGATCATCTCAGCCACGGCGGTCAACATACTTGCACTCGGTATCACCGGATTCCTTATGGAGACGGTGTTCGGCCACCCGGGAACCACCGATCCGGTCAAGACGATCCAACCGCTGTACGTGGTTCCGCCCGATGCGCCGGTGATCTGGCGCTGGCTCGGCACGGTGCTCTTTGGCTATACGCCGCTGGTGTACGTGGGCATGGGGCTGGCCGTATACCTCACGTGGGCGCTGTACCGAACGCGGTGGGGCCTGCGGCTCCGTGCGCTTGGAGAGCATCCACGCGCGGCCGACACCGTCGGTGTCAACGTGTTGCGTGGTCGCTGGTTCGCCGTGCTGATTTCGGGTGCGATGGCCGGCCTTGCGGGCGCAAACCTCACGCTTGAGCAGGTGGGATCGTTCACCGAGAACATGACGAACGGTCGTGGGTTCATCGCGCTGGCGGCCAACATCTTCGGCCGCTGGACTCCCGGAGGGGCGTATCTCGCGTCGCTGTTGTTCGGCTTCGCCGATGCGCTTCAACTCAAACTGCAACTGTTCAGCGATATCATCAAGATCCCGTCACAGTTCTTCCTGATGCTGCCCTACCTGCTGACCGTCATCGTTCTGGCGGGTGTCGTGGGCAAGGCGGTTGCACCTGCCGCCGTGGGCAAGCCGTACAAGGAAAAGGGCTAG